In a genomic window of Corynebacterium lizhenjunii:
- the rsmH gene encoding 16S rRNA (cytosine(1402)-N(4))-methyltransferase RsmH: MTHEDTAFDVAANHGHVPVMRERMAQLLAPAVEAAGENAVIVDGTLGAGGHTEYFLRTFPKAKVIGVDRDSRSLEQASQRLTPWAPRFVAVGRRFDEVGAAIATGEGDIFELARTHGVAGALFDLGVSSMQLDQLERGFAYRTDAPLDMRMDPSQTLTAADILNTYSHGELARILKQYGDERFAGKIASAILKAREVEPFESSARLVELLYATIPAATRRSGGHPAKRTFQALRVEVNRELEAIEQVLPVITDALAPGGRAVFMSYQSLEDRIVKAAFKQLSTSTTPAGLPMDLPGTAAAFKVITRGAEKASAEEVADNPRAASVRVRAVERLHGQVEFHAPREAAR; encoded by the coding sequence ATGACACACGAGGACACCGCGTTTGATGTAGCGGCGAATCACGGTCACGTGCCGGTTATGCGTGAGCGCATGGCCCAGCTGCTAGCCCCTGCTGTGGAGGCTGCGGGAGAGAATGCTGTCATTGTCGATGGCACCCTGGGTGCGGGTGGGCACACGGAGTACTTCCTGCGCACCTTCCCAAAGGCCAAGGTTATTGGTGTGGACCGGGACTCGCGCTCCTTGGAGCAGGCGAGCCAGCGGTTGACCCCTTGGGCGCCGCGCTTTGTGGCCGTGGGGCGCCGCTTTGACGAGGTTGGCGCGGCTATCGCGACCGGCGAGGGCGACATCTTCGAGCTTGCGCGCACGCACGGCGTGGCCGGGGCTCTGTTTGACCTGGGTGTGTCTTCTATGCAGTTGGACCAGCTTGAGCGCGGCTTTGCCTACCGGACAGATGCTCCCCTGGACATGCGAATGGATCCCAGTCAGACGCTGACGGCAGCAGACATCCTTAACACCTACTCGCATGGGGAACTGGCGCGCATCCTGAAGCAATACGGAGATGAGCGTTTTGCTGGCAAGATTGCCTCGGCAATTCTCAAAGCCAGGGAAGTGGAACCGTTTGAGTCCTCTGCCCGTTTGGTGGAGCTGCTCTATGCCACGATCCCAGCAGCAACACGTCGCAGCGGGGGACACCCTGCTAAGCGGACGTTCCAGGCATTGCGCGTGGAGGTCAACCGGGAGCTAGAGGCTATAGAGCAGGTGCTACCGGTGATAACGGACGCCCTAGCACCCGGGGGTCGGGCGGTGTTTATGAGCTATCAGTCCCTTGAGGACCGCATAGTCAAGGCTGCTTTCAAGCAGCTGTCGACATCGACCACTCCGGCTGGTTTGCCCATGGACCTCCCCGGCACGGCGGCCGCATTTAAGGTGATCACCCGCGGGGCAGAGAAGGCTAGCGCGGAGGAGGTAGCAGACAATCCCCGGGCGGCATCGGTAAGGGTGCGTGCGGTGGAGCGCTTGCACGGGCAAGTAGAGTTTCACGCCCCACGGGAGGCAGCGCGATGA
- the mraZ gene encoding division/cell wall cluster transcriptional repressor MraZ, whose amino-acid sequence MFLGTYTPKLDDKGRLTLPAKFREELAGGLMVTKGQDHSLAVYPREEFAARARKAAAVSRTNPEARAFIRNLAASADEQRPDSHGRITLSAGHREYAGLSKECVVIGSVDFLEIWDAARWAEYQAETEDAYSAGNADDVLAGLL is encoded by the coding sequence ATGTTTCTGGGAACCTACACTCCCAAGCTTGATGACAAAGGACGTTTGACTCTTCCAGCCAAGTTCCGTGAGGAACTAGCTGGCGGGTTGATGGTGACTAAGGGCCAGGACCACTCTTTGGCGGTATATCCGCGGGAGGAGTTCGCGGCGCGAGCCCGCAAGGCTGCGGCAGTATCACGCACCAACCCGGAGGCACGTGCGTTTATCCGTAACCTCGCAGCGAGTGCGGACGAGCAGCGGCCCGATAGTCATGGGCGCATCACCTTGTCTGCAGGGCACCGCGAATATGCGGGTCTGAGCAAGGAGTGTGTTGTCATCGGTTCGGTGGACTTCTTGGAAATCTGGGACGCAGCCCGGTGGGCTGAGTACCAGGCTGAGACTGAAGACGCGTACTCGGCTGGCAATGCTGATGATGTATTGGCTGGCCTGCTGTAA
- a CDS encoding DUF3040 domain-containing protein, which translates to MSLSEQEMRALREIEQSLLAEDPQFGSAVAQGHGSGTGPGAAQVNLRGVALVVVGILLLLGGVALAQQSLWFVTLSIAGFLLMFGAGVWMLRGGGAVSATGSAPKRQRAPRSESKANSNLEDSFRRRFEGN; encoded by the coding sequence GTGTCACTGTCAGAGCAAGAAATGCGCGCTCTTCGAGAGATTGAGCAGTCCCTGCTGGCTGAGGATCCGCAATTTGGCTCGGCCGTGGCTCAGGGGCATGGCTCCGGCACCGGCCCGGGTGCCGCGCAAGTGAACTTGCGCGGCGTGGCCTTGGTGGTGGTCGGTATTCTTCTTCTCCTTGGCGGTGTGGCCTTGGCACAGCAGTCGCTGTGGTTTGTCACGCTATCGATTGCGGGCTTCTTGCTGATGTTCGGTGCCGGGGTATGGATGCTGCGTGGTGGTGGGGCAGTGTCCGCCACCGGCTCGGCACCGAAGCGCCAGCGGGCGCCGCGGTCAGAGTCCAAGGCGAATTCCAACTTGGAAGATAGTTTCCGGCGTCGCTTTGAGGGTAACTAA
- a CDS encoding SAV_6107 family HEPN domain-containing protein, which yields MAQVISANAQFMGRGQVVKRQRFLSQAHGLLFQARREAAAGDWPQALEFAYQAGLRTAGAWVADSPVAKRKRLPSSAWDRLALVGAEAKGWAQRFRAYGTTRSRVMSGLDDCVEAQLVLELIALAGDFLARVDGTDTLEFAGAA from the coding sequence ATGGCACAGGTAATTTCCGCAAATGCACAGTTTATGGGTCGTGGTCAGGTTGTTAAGCGGCAGCGCTTCCTCTCGCAAGCCCATGGTTTGTTGTTTCAGGCGCGGCGGGAGGCTGCGGCAGGCGATTGGCCGCAGGCTCTAGAGTTTGCCTACCAGGCAGGGCTGCGAACCGCGGGTGCCTGGGTGGCTGATAGCCCCGTGGCTAAACGCAAGCGTCTGCCTAGCTCTGCGTGGGACCGTCTGGCGTTAGTGGGTGCCGAAGCGAAGGGCTGGGCGCAACGTTTCCGGGCTTATGGCACTACGCGCTCCCGAGTGATGAGTGGCTTGGATGACTGCGTAGAAGCCCAGCTTGTACTGGAGCTTATCGCTTTGGCCGGAGATTTCCTGGCACGCGTTGATGGTACAGATACTCTTGAATTTGCCGGGGCGGCCTAA
- a CDS encoding GNAT family N-acetyltransferase: MHLRHLHPAEFSTWAPTLVEIYIDAMGYDPTVSPQRVRTWRRDSTEVGFHAVAAEDEYGVHGIAYGFLGGSHTWWDQQLRRGIRQRNRQPGQAVGELKPEDLELVRNYFEIAEIHVHPRCQGRGIGTLLLRELVHLAPARFALLSTPEVPDEDNGAFRLYRAHGFSDVLRNFAYPGDERRFAVLAAQLPLRPPA, encoded by the coding sequence ATGCACCTGCGCCACCTGCATCCCGCCGAGTTCAGCACTTGGGCCCCCACATTGGTCGAGATCTACATAGACGCCATGGGCTACGACCCGACAGTGAGCCCGCAACGGGTACGCACCTGGCGCCGCGACAGCACGGAGGTCGGCTTTCACGCCGTCGCAGCAGAAGATGAGTACGGCGTCCACGGTATTGCTTATGGTTTTCTCGGCGGCTCGCACACGTGGTGGGACCAACAGCTTCGTCGGGGCATTCGCCAACGCAATCGACAGCCCGGCCAGGCGGTTGGGGAGCTAAAACCTGAGGATCTAGAGCTGGTACGCAACTATTTTGAAATCGCCGAAATCCATGTGCACCCACGGTGCCAAGGCCGGGGTATCGGCACGCTTTTGCTGCGGGAGCTGGTCCATCTGGCGCCGGCACGCTTTGCCCTGCTCTCCACCCCGGAGGTCCCAGACGAAGATAATGGCGCTTTCCGGCTCTACCGCGCGCATGGTTTCTCTGACGTGCTGCGTAACTTCGCCTACCCCGGCGATGAGCGCCGGTTTGCGGTCCTGGCCGCGCAGCTGCCTTTGCGCCCTCCCGCCTGA
- a CDS encoding polyprenyl synthetase family protein, which produces MKNSEASFPTTPSAPSAAAAQKAPELADALPTFAQLPSAVRSQLELFMQARRADIAAIGAPVSDAVGYLESFVLGGGKRIRPLYAWAGFLGGGGLERGEEDPAAMLRAASSLEFIQACALIHDDIADASDTRRGFPTVHRALESQHREQQWSGDAAHYGQSAAVLVGDLALVWAEDMFQDSGLSAAAHARARAPWRGMRTEVIGGQLLDINLEATACESVELADSVNRFKTAAYTIERPLHIGAAIAGATNKLIAAFRGYGRDIGIAYQLRDDELGVFGDPSVTGKPAGDDLREGKRTVLLSLALQRADAQDPAAAATLRRLVGATDDPADIARMATIIADSGAREDLEARIEALRNSGLQHLRSAQVSAEVLDMLESLALTSTARKA; this is translated from the coding sequence GTGAAGAACTCTGAGGCCTCTTTCCCCACCACGCCCTCCGCGCCGTCTGCCGCTGCAGCCCAGAAGGCACCCGAGCTTGCCGATGCCCTCCCCACCTTCGCCCAACTTCCCAGCGCCGTGCGTTCCCAGTTAGAGCTATTCATGCAGGCCCGGCGCGCGGACATCGCTGCGATTGGCGCCCCGGTTAGCGACGCGGTCGGCTACCTGGAGTCATTCGTGCTGGGAGGAGGCAAGCGGATTCGCCCGCTGTATGCCTGGGCTGGGTTTCTAGGCGGCGGGGGCCTCGAGCGGGGTGAGGAAGACCCCGCCGCGATGTTGCGTGCGGCCAGTTCGCTGGAGTTTATCCAGGCGTGTGCGCTCATCCATGACGATATTGCGGATGCCTCGGATACCCGCCGGGGTTTTCCCACGGTGCACCGGGCGCTGGAGTCACAGCATCGGGAGCAGCAGTGGTCTGGGGATGCCGCGCATTATGGCCAGTCCGCTGCGGTTCTGGTTGGCGACTTGGCGTTGGTGTGGGCAGAGGACATGTTCCAGGATTCAGGTTTGAGTGCCGCTGCCCATGCCCGGGCGCGTGCACCGTGGCGCGGGATGCGCACAGAGGTCATTGGTGGCCAATTGCTCGACATCAATCTGGAGGCTACTGCCTGCGAGTCGGTCGAGTTGGCTGATAGTGTCAATCGTTTCAAGACTGCTGCCTATACCATTGAGCGCCCGCTGCATATTGGCGCCGCTATTGCCGGTGCGACCAATAAGCTCATTGCGGCTTTCCGCGGCTACGGCCGCGACATCGGCATTGCCTACCAGCTGCGCGATGACGAGCTGGGAGTTTTTGGTGACCCGTCCGTTACTGGGAAGCCCGCCGGCGATGATCTGCGTGAGGGCAAGCGCACCGTGCTGTTGTCGCTAGCGCTCCAGCGTGCCGATGCCCAAGACCCCGCCGCCGCCGCCACCCTTCGCCGACTAGTGGGAGCCACCGATGACCCGGCGGACATCGCCCGCATGGCTACCATCATCGCCGACTCGGGTGCCCGTGAAGACCTCGAAGCGCGCATCGAGGCCCTCCGTAATTCCGGGCTACAGCACTTGCGCTCAGCGCAGGTTTCCGCAGAAGTCCTTGACATGCTCGAGTCGCTAGCCCTGACCTCTACCGCCCGCAAGGCTTAA
- a CDS encoding alpha-(1->6)-mannopyranosyltransferase A — MSITSTRSTARSTAHSAASKLPSWFFNPLIVGTLASVVLFCASFGGGATRNRGGTLEALGLSFISFGHGRNVSMWLYWVGIFGLVWAWVLAGRTLALPAWRAKARTANSEQTGASASSAHAFAQMRRALVWWLVPLLGAAPLASRDVYSYLMQGAMLRDGFDPYTQGAAANPGPFLLEVSHDWRNTTTPYGPLHLWTGELITRLVGDNVALGILAYKMVSVLGFAAIAYGVVLIARSLGTSPTFALWLGVANPVMIIHMVGGMHNESVMVGLVSLGLALVLRRQAVLGIGLIALATSLKVTAFLAMPFVLWIICHHYSPRPQSSWVRRSGVFLGGGLLILAETIAVIAAVTWASGSSWGWLSEITGNSKVINPLAGPTLLSDVLTPLLQLFSTDITYNAVLSVTRTVSMAIMLLGLVAVWCVSFRSIRTALYGAAGAYQVAFVFNSVTLPWYYASVLSLVGAAQPPLWVLKIATGASIVVATGFSGDGNHQFYTWWWILTAVAVAWWATQWTYAEATESTEATQIRI; from the coding sequence ATGAGTATCACTTCCACCCGCTCCACAGCCCGCTCCACAGCCCACAGCGCAGCATCCAAGCTGCCTTCCTGGTTCTTTAACCCCCTGATCGTTGGCACGCTTGCCTCCGTGGTGCTTTTCTGCGCGTCTTTTGGTGGCGGGGCCACCCGCAACCGCGGCGGCACGCTGGAAGCCTTGGGATTGTCCTTTATTTCCTTTGGCCACGGCCGCAATGTGTCCATGTGGCTGTATTGGGTGGGAATCTTTGGCCTGGTGTGGGCCTGGGTACTGGCGGGACGCACGCTTGCCCTACCTGCATGGCGCGCAAAGGCCCGCACGGCAAACAGTGAGCAAACGGGGGCATCGGCAAGCTCTGCACACGCCTTTGCGCAGATGCGAAGGGCCTTGGTGTGGTGGCTTGTCCCGCTGCTGGGGGCAGCTCCCCTGGCCTCCCGGGACGTCTACTCCTACCTGATGCAAGGCGCCATGCTGCGCGATGGCTTCGACCCCTACACCCAGGGCGCAGCCGCGAATCCCGGGCCGTTTTTGCTAGAAGTTTCCCATGATTGGCGCAACACCACCACCCCTTATGGTCCACTGCATCTGTGGACTGGGGAGCTGATTACCAGACTGGTCGGCGATAATGTGGCGCTGGGAATTCTCGCATACAAGATGGTCTCAGTCCTAGGCTTTGCCGCGATTGCCTACGGCGTGGTGCTCATTGCGCGCTCGTTGGGAACCTCACCGACCTTCGCCCTATGGCTGGGCGTGGCTAACCCGGTCATGATCATCCACATGGTGGGCGGAATGCATAACGAGTCCGTCATGGTGGGGCTGGTGTCTCTGGGCCTAGCTTTGGTGCTGCGACGACAGGCGGTGCTGGGCATCGGCCTGATTGCTCTGGCGACATCGCTAAAGGTCACAGCGTTTTTGGCCATGCCGTTTGTGTTGTGGATTATCTGCCATCACTACAGTCCGCGCCCGCAATCTTCCTGGGTGCGACGCAGTGGTGTTTTCCTAGGTGGTGGGCTGCTAATCCTCGCGGAAACCATTGCCGTTATCGCGGCGGTGACCTGGGCCTCCGGGTCGTCTTGGGGCTGGCTATCTGAGATTACCGGCAACTCCAAGGTCATCAACCCCCTGGCCGGGCCCACGCTGCTCAGCGACGTACTCACTCCCCTGCTGCAGCTCTTTAGCACCGACATCACCTATAACGCGGTGCTCTCCGTTACCCGCACCGTGTCCATGGCCATCATGCTGCTGGGACTGGTAGCGGTGTGGTGCGTATCCTTCCGCTCCATCCGGACCGCGCTCTACGGGGCTGCGGGGGCCTACCAGGTGGCATTTGTGTTTAACTCGGTGACCTTGCCGTGGTACTACGCCTCCGTGCTTTCCCTGGTAGGCGCGGCCCAGCCACCGCTGTGGGTGCTCAAGATTGCCACCGGAGCGTCCATCGTGGTTGCAACAGGCTTTTCCGGCGACGGCAACCATCAGTTCTACACCTGGTGGTGGATACTCACCGCCGTGGCCGTGGCCTGGTGGGCTACCCAGTGGACTTATGCTGAGGCTACCGAGTCCACGGAGGCTACCCAAATCAGAATTTAG
- a CDS encoding IS1634 family transposase: MSPYIRTVTTASGATAVQVVLEERAGKKAMKHIGSAHDDYELALLKAEAQRVIDGDQLCLDLGLDDRNAPAGSGSKDNPLPVSSQKAGVLLECIDSCYQRLGFDVATGGDQVFANLVRARIIQPGSKLDSIETLAEVGVVSATYATIKRHLASYATESFREILSQALARHAGIGAGSFVLYDVTTLYFETDTPDDLRKSGFSKERRVEPQILVGLLTDATGFPLHIGAYEGNKAETHTLLPMIRAFQSAYNLDRVTIVADAGMFSAENKTAIVEAGLDYILSTKVPSLPEVITQWKQEHPGQDYTHGQIWSQPSYTDRRHATTGKPDSVTHFHYSYDRARRTVRGIDEQLAKAARAVEGKVAIKRNRYIDLKAPNKKVNYELATKHRALAGIKGYETTLTSMPAPEVLRAYRHLLNIEKSFRMSKSDLKARPIYARTEDSINAHLNIVMAALAISQMMETATGKSIKRLVRTLKKYRTFELKLNGTTIHAATPLPPDVQQLLNAITQA, translated from the coding sequence GTGAGCCCGTATATTCGTACCGTTACCACCGCCTCAGGTGCTACTGCTGTGCAGGTGGTGTTAGAAGAACGTGCAGGTAAAAAGGCGATGAAGCATATCGGCTCTGCCCACGATGACTATGAGCTAGCGTTGTTGAAAGCTGAAGCTCAACGCGTGATTGATGGGGATCAACTCTGCCTCGATTTAGGGCTTGACGATAGGAATGCGCCTGCAGGTAGTGGGTCGAAAGACAATCCGTTACCGGTGAGTTCCCAAAAGGCTGGTGTCCTTTTAGAGTGCATTGACTCGTGCTACCAGCGGCTTGGATTTGATGTTGCCACTGGTGGCGACCAGGTTTTTGCCAATCTAGTTCGCGCGCGGATTATTCAGCCAGGTTCCAAGCTGGATTCGATTGAGACTTTGGCCGAAGTTGGCGTGGTAAGTGCCACTTATGCCACAATCAAACGGCATTTAGCCAGCTACGCTACAGAGTCATTTCGTGAGATTTTGTCTCAAGCCTTAGCTCGCCATGCTGGTATCGGTGCAGGAAGCTTCGTCTTATACGACGTGACCACGCTGTATTTCGAAACTGATACTCCAGATGACCTGCGTAAATCCGGCTTTTCGAAAGAACGCCGAGTCGAACCTCAAATCCTGGTAGGCCTGCTAACCGATGCCACGGGCTTCCCACTACATATCGGGGCCTATGAAGGCAACAAAGCCGAAACGCACACGTTGTTACCGATGATCCGGGCTTTTCAGTCTGCGTACAATCTCGACCGCGTCACGATTGTTGCTGATGCGGGCATGTTTTCAGCCGAGAACAAGACAGCTATCGTTGAGGCGGGGCTAGATTACATCCTTTCTACCAAAGTCCCCTCCCTGCCTGAGGTGATCACCCAGTGGAAACAGGAACATCCTGGCCAGGACTACACTCACGGGCAAATATGGTCCCAGCCTTCCTACACAGATCGACGCCATGCCACAACAGGCAAGCCGGATTCTGTTACTCACTTTCACTACTCCTACGATCGGGCTCGACGAACAGTGCGCGGCATCGACGAGCAGCTAGCCAAGGCTGCCCGAGCAGTAGAAGGCAAAGTAGCGATCAAACGTAATCGATACATAGATCTCAAAGCCCCAAATAAAAAGGTCAACTACGAACTGGCCACCAAACATAGGGCCTTAGCTGGGATTAAAGGCTACGAAACGACGCTCACATCGATGCCCGCACCCGAGGTGCTCCGCGCCTACAGACATCTGCTCAACATTGAAAAATCGTTCCGAATGTCAAAGTCCGATCTCAAAGCCCGCCCGATCTACGCGCGAACCGAAGACTCTATAAACGCCCACCTCAACATCGTCATGGCCGCTCTAGCAATCAGTCAGATGATGGAAACGGCCACAGGCAAAAGCATCAAACGCCTGGTACGAACCCTGAAAAAATACCGAACCTTCGAACTCAAACTCAACGGCACCACCATCCACGCCGCCACACCACTGCCCCCTGACGTCCAACAACTCCTCAACGCCATCACCCAAGCCTGA
- a CDS encoding Rv2175c family DNA-binding protein, with the protein MVVSVTNQAPYTPDVNELLANEEMLTLPDVAAKLGIAVTRVHDLLHARKILAWRNAAGIRQVPAAFFNDKDAVSKYVSGCITVLSDGGYSDAEIFAYLFSEDDSLPGRPIDALHGHLAREVIRRAQAAAF; encoded by the coding sequence ATGGTGGTGTCTGTGACGAACCAAGCTCCATACACTCCTGATGTGAATGAACTCCTGGCCAACGAGGAGATGCTGACCCTGCCGGACGTGGCAGCCAAGCTGGGCATTGCTGTAACCCGCGTGCATGACTTGTTGCATGCCCGTAAGATTCTGGCCTGGCGTAATGCTGCGGGCATCCGCCAGGTGCCGGCGGCGTTTTTTAACGACAAGGACGCCGTGTCCAAGTACGTCTCCGGGTGCATCACGGTGCTTTCCGACGGCGGCTACAGCGACGCCGAGATCTTCGCCTACCTGTTTAGCGAAGACGACTCCCTGCCTGGCCGCCCCATCGACGCCCTCCACGGCCACCTCGCCCGTGAAGTTATTCGCCGCGCCCAGGCGGCGGCTTTCTAA